aggtataaaaattttataaatgtataaacatATTACCTATGAGTTGAGTTTGTACTTTGATTGCATGTTACAGAGAAAGTGATGACAATAACACTCATGGTGTACATTTGGAAAGGCTTCAGTCATTGTAGAGTATATAGTATGATGTCGATTTGAAATTATTGTCAACTCTAGTATTTCATTtatgcattctttaatcttcaTCAAAAACCAACACCACATTTTATGATCTTCCTTTTTACCAACACCAAAAGCAGTTGGGTAGATCTGGTATTACCATCGAAGACCACCACAAGAAATAAATATCTCAGATATCAaactttaaagaaaataatgtcAATCCAAATAATAAGTCGAAGATATTGTTTAAATGCGTGGATGAAACAtcccaatgccatgaaaaaaaataattaaagaaatgtCCATCATCTGTTTCTATAGTTGTCACAGTTCTCGAATTAGCATGCTCTGAATTATACTAATAATCgagtaaaagcataaatgattttttCTATGAGCCTTTCAATGAATTTACAGCCTAATTTCTTGCCTACCAAGcttatgaatttgaaatgttaattttatagcTGCCAGCGATGTCTATAATGATCTATTTAGGCTGATAAATatgatcaatcaacacaaattttAACTTCATTAATTAGCCTAAAGCTTAGGCCCTAGCTTGTTGGTGATGTGACATTATCTAATCAACTGAATATGTGTGAGTTAGATTCATTTTACCAATTTGGAAGAATTGAATGTGTTTGACTCTTCTTCCCTGATAGAAACCATTTGCATTTCTCATCATAACACTTAATCTTCCATCTCTTTGTGTCAAACTTAAACACTCTGTACTGAAATCATTTCTTCAGGAAAAATTGGTTCATAACAtatttcaagtgtttttttttcattaaaaatgcCACTAAATTTTATAGCATTCCCCTTTCAGATTCTTGCACCACTTGATGATATTGAAGGTTATAGAGGAAAATCGAAAAACCACTTAAATGAATTAGTGGGGACATTATCGAAAAATGGTCTTGAATAATTCTCGACACCTATAATAGGATTTTTATGCTACAGACTATTTATATCATAATGAACAAGTGACATATCCTTGAAGTTTACCTCATCAAGAGGAATATCAGTTATCTAGTTTTCTTCAAAATTACCCTAATTTGGAATCCTCTCTTTGTCTCCACGAGCCTATTTAGCAGTAATATATGATTCTATAATAGTTTATAGATGAATGttattgttagaaaattttaaattatatatttttaatgtgcGAATTACGTTTGACTCTATAGACATTTTCTAACAAAATGATCTTTAACAAAACTAAACTTTGTTAATAATagaaacaaaacaattttttcctaAACAAAATagtatcattttatctaatacTATCTAATAGAGGTTTACagtttattttagtttgaacACCATCCAATTGGTAGGTCATGTTTCAACCCAAACCAAAATTACACACCCTTAAGTAATCATGGTTATTGCCAAATGGATGTATGTACATGTTTAAGGTCAAATCACCGGCCAAACAGTAACGAGCTAGAGGAACAATGCCGAAACAGTCGGTAAAATCTCTTCCTTAAATCAAAGGAAATCGTGAAACTTCGTTGACAAAACCATTTGAAAATAAGGTGTGGATCATGCCTTGTTTCTGGTCCTCCACACTCATCCTAATAAAGCTGTATGGGCGCCTATCATGCTTTGGAGACTATTTATGAGATAAATGTGATATCTCAATACAAACACATGTACAGTGGTGTGAACAGGATGCACAAGCATGCAGATCtcaattttcaaacaaatgTTATCGGTAGAGCTAAAATCAATGATTCGCACGAAATATGTTTGGCATTAATTTGATACGTACAGAGGTCTAGCTGTCTGGCTAGGTAGATATTGTGGTTATTCCCAAATTTAATTTCATGCTGGATTATAGTTAAGATTTCTTAAAAAGACGAAGAAGAATTGATAACCCTTGCATAATTTGGACGGTGTGAATACGAACTGGAAATAGTTAACTAAGTTCAGTACATTCATAATTATAGCGTTTGTCTGGGACGTGATGCTTGCCCATGTGTAGTGTTTCGTTTTACCTTTTAAATTAGGCCACAGGACCACCGACCCAAATtctaaagtaatattttctaattttttttaatttaaatacttGCTTATAacataacttttattaaaaattttaattaaaattaaaaaaattatttaataaaaaatttaaaaaactaaaattttattatattttttcttttaaattaaaaatctcacaatttttcttcaattgttttttaaatttgaaaagtgacaatttgtcttttagagtttttttcatctttttctcgATAACGGTCTGTTATCTCTAACCATCAGTTGTCCTCCCTCTTTATGTCTCCCCCTTTCATCTCTAACCACGAATCAAGAGAGATGAtctaaaaatcaaaaaaaaaaataaattgtctaGACATATTATCATCTAGACATAGTCGCTTGCCTATACTTTATCTAAACGACAAAGATATTGTCTAGATGAATCATCTAGATTTATCCAATTCAGACGATATCGTGGCTTATAAAGAGATAACCGAACTTTTTTTTATGGATTAAAGTTGAAAGTGTCATCACTAATAATCGAAAATCATGgttaaagtgagaaaaaaaaaattctagatttAGAGAGGAAATGAAAAAtactacttttcaaaatttaaaaattttaaataaatgtaaaattattaatttttaaaatttaataaaaaaattttatattttaaattttttaattaaataataattttatctctaattttatcaattatttttattaaaattttgtttatatacatgtgtttgaaattttgaaagttgTAATAAACTTATCTTGAGACTTCActatcctttggccttttaaattaCAGCTGTATTCTGACATGACATATTATgcatattgaaaaattttctatgctgataaaaattaaatgacgGTAATTAAAATTCTGAATATTGCCGCCGAGATTTCTTTTTACTGTTGTGATGAGATAGTCAAGGGTCTAACGAGTAACTACAATTTTGTCACAGCAAGACGGTGATAGCGCCACAGGAAAAGAGTACCTGGTGactcaaatttttaacttgttACCAATATAAATGATAAGATTTAATTCTTTCTTTGAAGTACTGTAgagatttgattatttttcaacGAATGATACTCAACCCATGGCGTTTATCAAGACTTCGTTACATCGACAAGCTGACTTTTACCAGGAATCTCGCCGGAAAAAATTGCCAGATATCTCTTTCACATGCATTCTTGTAAACATCCTTATTTACGATACAAGAAACATTGAGGaacaagtttataaaaaaacaaaaaacaatttaatttataattaaatgtaaCAAAGGAGTATCTAACAGAGATGAGATCATAATTCGCTAGCGTACAGATAAATTTTGGAACTTGAAGTGAGATTCTATGCCCCAAAAAGGGTGATTTTCAGGACCGTGCCAAACTAGATTGCCTCAGTCTAGAGATACGcttaattaattagaataaaataagtAAGGAAATTTTGCCGAGAAATTGGATTAGGTGTAACGCATAGATTACGAGACGACACGTGCTGTGTCTTAACCCAACTTATGGAAGAGAACGGAGAGATGACTTCTGACTGGTCAACAAAGTCACCCTCTCAACTTCGACAAATTTAAGAAGGCTATCACCTCTATTGTTTACTGTACCTGAAGAAAATTATAACAttactatatatacatacacgAGTGCATATATCTACAGTAGTAACAGCAACAGTTTTTTTCATAAGCATAaggtatataattaaaatttttaattttcgaATGACAGGAAGTAATAAGATAACATGGGTTTGCGTGCTTAGACTAAACAAAGAGGGTCGCACGTTGGCGGATAGACAAGCAAAATTGCTCGTAACACAATTGGGCCAAACCCCAGTTTGGGGACACATGGAGAAGGACAGTATGGCGTATTTCTTACAACttgatttctctctctctctcccccaaAACCCCTATTTAATAAGCAGCTTAGCCCACTGCTTTCCCCCATGCAATTGTCTTCTTCAACCCTAGTAACAATACATCACTACTTTCCCCAAACTTTCTTTCCgcattttccttcttttcttgcATGTTATCTTACCTCCCTGTCCATAACCTGACCCAAACAATCCTCTTTTTATCCTcctatatatatcttatttgttTCGCTTCCATCTACCTGTATTGTCTAACACttatatatctataaataaataaataaattatagataagTTAAGTATGTCAAGCAGAAGGTCACGTTCGAGGCAGTCCGGAGTTTCAAGGATCTCTGATGATCAGATCAGCGATCTTGTATCAAAACTGCAACAACTTATTCCTGAGGTTCGGTCTCAGCGCTCCGACAAGGTAGCTAATGTGGTCTTTTCTCTCTCCAACATGCAATTCGTTTTTGTGTGGCCTTCGTTTGTTATTGTAGATAAGTCTATTATTCTCACACCGTCATCTATTTTCTTGTGGTGCAACAAGTTGAGGTGTGGGACTAAACATGCTCCCTTGTATATTGACAATATgcatcaaataattaatatagcACATTTGGTTTAAGTGTTAACTAAAAAATCCACGAGTATTAATTGCGAATGATACATGTGGGCATGCAGGTATCGCCTTCTAAGATTTTACAGGAGACTTGTGACTATATTAGAAGCTTACACAAGGAGGTTGATGATCTTAGCGACCGTTTATCCGCACTGTTAGCTGCGACAGACAGCAATAGTGCTGAAGCAGCCATAATTCGGAGCTTACTTATGTAATAGAGCttaataatttgttaatctTCACATCTTATATGTACTTAGGGTTTGGTCACTAGGCCTTATGGAAGGGATGAACATGGGCTGTACAGCTCCATGATATGCATATCCCTTTCAACCTGTACTACCAGTCATATAATAAACTCATcatatatagaataaaaaaactTCTACATGAGTACTTAAATTAATTgtgtttcatatattttaaacatcTCATGTGCGTGCTGCCACTACTTCTGATGAAATTGAACATATATAGTGTTAGtctaaaagaataaaatgtaTTTACAAATCATCTCATGGCTGCTAATTTTGAGTcctttcaataatatatataagccGCATTAATTTGGgcaaatatttcaaaacttcTGGTATTGTTCACTGTCATGTTATTGGATTATCTAATCAATCTATCTTATACCCGGCCAGCAACTGAGCAGTGGACCCGTAATTTGGTCAACCTTGGAGTTGACAGGTACTAGCACGTGATTGATTTGCCCCACAATAGTTCCGAGTTGAGATTAAATCAGGATGCATGTAGCCCGTGAGATAATTGTTTCATTTCAGACCCGTAATTTAGACAATTTCTGCTCCATAAATATCagtttatttaatttggatGTAGCATTCAAACTTACAACCGCACTTGTAGTTAAGCGCAGTGGATTGACGTGAAAgtgaaattaagaaagaaaccACGCAATACGTATTAGTTGGTATAAACCGGCCTGTCGAATGAGATGGCCATCTCCTCTACGTTTTTTATCGTTGTGGCTGCACTGCATTGTACCAAAGAATGCaagagaattttaaattaagatacgATTACGATGAAATGAGACCAACCGCTTTGCATCAGCTGGTCACTTTTGGGGCTATGGTTTTTAGCAAGGTCTGTGGAGTTGAAAAGGgcgccaaaaaaaaaaacctataattctATGACGGTCTCTCTTCCATGATTTATTTCCATATAACTACTCTAATTGAAGTTACTCAAATGGAGTTATTAAGAGTTATGCCAAAATCTGAGAGAGCAGAGTTGGTTCAATGCGACGAACCAGAGAAGCTCAAGAAGAGTAAGAAAagaattctgttttttttattgctttaaTCTTTACAAGCTATGGTTTATATATTGTAATTCTAGTCTACATTTAGTaacataatatttgtacaatCGTATCATGCTCTGAATGGAAGATAGATTGATTTGTTCATCAATGTAGGTATGATCTTCAGGGATGTGATAGCAATCAATCTAGGATATGATTTGGGGATTGATGGAGAATGATCTGGAGTATGATCTTCAGGGATAGCGTAGGATTTCCAGGGATAGCAGGATTCCAGAGATATATTTTCCAATA
This sequence is a window from Mangifera indica cultivar Alphonso chromosome 5, CATAS_Mindica_2.1, whole genome shotgun sequence. Protein-coding genes within it:
- the LOC123217392 gene encoding transcription factor PRE6-like: MSSRRSRSRQSGVSRISDDQISDLVSKLQQLIPEVRSQRSDKVSPSKILQETCDYIRSLHKEVDDLSDRLSALLAATDSNSAEAAIIRSLLM